The Choloepus didactylus isolate mChoDid1 chromosome 24, mChoDid1.pri, whole genome shotgun sequence DNA window gaaaaattaataacaatttgTTGAATTCTCATAGGCCTCCAGAATGACTGTTGGTTAGAGTAACTGGAGAGGCCCTAGGTTAGTAGGTGAAACTGGAGTGTATCCTAGAGATGAAATGATAGTTTTACTGCAGTGTCATTAACGTAGCATAATGTCAAGCTATAGCAAGTTTCATTTGTTAAAAATCCCTGTACTAGAGAGTTCTCTATCCTGTTAGAAGGTAGCCTGGGAGGGGGTTTCTTCCTCTGGAAAGTGCTCTTTTCTCAATGGAATAAGTCAGTTGCCGTGGTAGAGGTTAGCCCAGACAAGCTTTCCGACAGCAGCCTGGTTTGGCATTCCAGCCTCTGGCATGCTTTCCCTGTTTACGGGGTTGCCTCTTAGACTAGACACGTGAGCAGGAACAGGAACAAGCCAGGAGCTTGGGGAACGGGGTCACAACCAGAGCCATTATCACCTAACAGCATAGCAGGTTTTAATTCATAGATATCTATGGTGTGAGATAGAgctgatgggggaggggagaggcaaaGGGGTAGTATGAGAGAATAAGATTCACCTATTTGCAGTTTTTTTTAATGGAGCTGACACTGGAAAATGTCTTGAGCCAGGATGGGAGAAGCACTGGTATACTGACTCTTGATAAAACAAAGGCATTTCtggattttgattttgattttgattttgactATGCCCAGCGGATGTTAAGCAgtgtttgcttcaaaataatttcaaggaGAATAGAATATGACTCATCTGGAATATATTACAGTGGGTTATATTTGTAATAATAACCGCTaaattcactttcttttcttaattgGCAACAGTAAATGGAGTTGGGAATCTTGATATCACCCTTTGTGGACATTCACAAATGTAGGTTTATGTTTCAAAGAAATATAGACTAGTGGAATTTTTTCTCATAATTATTAATGATATTTACAGTAGCAGTATTATATGcccttagttttcttttttaatgttgtaGGATACATGTTAATAACTTTTACATATTTGATAAGTCCATCTTGTGTATGAAAAAATTAGCAGAGGCTGATATATTCTATTTTGCGTATTTGTGACTATTTACACTTATGAGTGGTTATCACAGTCATTGGAGTacataatgtatttatttaactGACAACTTGCTTTTTTTTAGCTGTGAAATGATTTCACTCACTGTTGATTAATTGCTAATACTTACAATACTTATTTAAAACCCTTGCTAACATCAAATGGTTCAGTGACTTAAATTTATGGACTCTGTGACTCAAATATATTGACTTTTATATTTCCACAATGATAcctaatacatattttaaaaacaaatattaggACCAAAataaacacacagcacagaggaGTGTTTTGTTAATAAAGTAAAACAAGGAGTTCAACTTAACGGATGAGCCTTCctggaagtttttttttcataaattgttACACGGTGAAGTGAATGAATGTTAGTAATAGTTGGTTTTGAAATGAAActtaagaattttctttttagaactttgatcttggaaaaaaaattcttctctaAATGGATTTATCTGTTACATGTAGTGTAGCTGATTTCtcatctttttctgtattttgactgTCATTGTTTAATTTTACAGTGCTTTTTAAGTCCTTCAGAGATATTTACCATATGGCTGACAAATGAAATTAGTGAACCTAATTTTATGTTCGCATTTTTTGTAGAATATCTCAGTCTGTCAGATAATTCAGGATTCTCAAGGGTGTAATAAATCCAGAATTGGAAATCACTGTATTGTCATCCTAAGATCCTCTTTTGGATACTCTGTTCTCTGCTATAGATGCTTTAAGGAGCAGGGCCACTGCCCTGCACGAGAATTATGTGGAGAAAGGCTGCTACCCTCGTTTCTTCTCTTAGATATCTACTCTGCAAAAGAGAGAGACTAGGTCTGGGTCTAGATCAGGGTCAGCAAACTTCACCTGTGAAGGGCCAGATAGTACATGTTTTCCTCTTTGCAGGCCATATGTCTCTGTCACGACTATTCACCTCTGCAGTTGTGATGCAGAAACAATCATAGACAGTATGTTTTGGATGAGCATAACAGAGTTCCAACAAAACTTTGTTTgtaaaaacaggtggcaggctggATTTTACCAGTGGGCTATAGCTTGCTGACCACTGATTTAGATACAGAGTGATGGAGAGAGCTGGATCTGAAACATTCTTCCCAAGTTACCTCCTGTGCACTACTTGTGTGCAGTTCCTCTTGAATTAGCAGTGCCTAAAATAATATAGGCATGCAGAGAGCTGAGGGCAAATTTAGCATTCTTtcccttaaaattttttataatgcAAAAAACGACAAGATGTATAAATTATTATTTCATCTTAGTAATATTGTGTTAACCATGAAAGAAATGGTtgtattttcctctttcattgagGTATGCATTCGTTCTTTTCACTTTGCCATTTGTTTTGCTGTTATCTGATACATCCTGCCTCTATATgcctgttatttttattaataattacaGATGTATAAGCATTCCAATAATAAGGCCATGACTACAGGGGCGATTGCTGCAATGCTGTCTACAATCCTCTATTCAAGACGCTTCTTTCCGTATTATGTTTACAACATCATCGGTGGACTTGATGAAGAAGGTAGAATTTTTTCTTCCTGGAACATGGAGGCGGGTGGTATTTCTTAGATGTGTGTATCTTCTATCTAAAGGTACAGAATCCTAAAGTTGAAAAGAACCATAAACACCGTATAATCAAACAACTTCTTTTTCTGATAATAAAAGTGATAAGAAAACCCAGGCTAAAAGAGTGAAATCAGTGAACATCCAAAGGCACAGAGCAAGTAGTATATGAAAGCTCCATTACAGTAGTGGTTATTGGGCAACtgattattgtattttattttctcaggaTCTTGTGTGCATTCAGTAGTAGATAATAAGCATTTTTTATCTTAAAGAAACCTAGAAACCTGATCTTGAGACACTTGACCCAAGTATGATTTTAAGTAATGACAATTTATTAGCAACCATatttgatttcagtatttttttttaaaaattgagatctTAGAAGTCATTTTagataataaatatatacattccaCCAGAGTTTTAAGAGCATTTTTGAAACACTTCTGATCAGATCATGAAAGCCTAAGAAAATCAGTCTAATATTGTTAGTTTAAATTTCCATCTTGTTTTTGATCCAAATTTACATTACCCTGCTCTTGGCACCACAGCTGTCATCCTGGGACTTCTTTTGCCATCATGTGGGAATTTCCTTTGGTTTGTTCCTAGTTATATTCCGTTTCTTGGATCCCAGGCTTTCTTCttgatttatttccttgtttCAGTGGTGTACATCTCCTAGAAGATTCCAAAAAAAATTTATGGGACTTTTTTGAGACTTTGCATTTGGGATCTTTTTTTTACTCTGGTGTTCTGAAATTTTATGGTGATAATCCTTGTCTAgagtattttcttattctttgtgtTCTCCTTCTGTCCCCCAAGACTGCTGCCCCCAGCCTTCCCCTTCTCTCCACCACCTGGATTATtatcctctcattttctttttttcctcatattGTCCATAtccttgtctttttattcttctttatgaaGATTTCTTTAACTTTAGCTTCTAATCCTTTactgaattctttttatttctgctgtCATTATTTCCAGGAGGGCTTTTTCTTATTTGCTGCCCCTCCCCCAAAGCATCCTGTTCTTGAGCAATGGATATAGTAGCTCCCTTTATctctgagatttttaaaaaactttctttgaagctttcttgtGTTTTTTGCATTTCATCaaactgccttttctttttttctttgtttatttttggccCCTTTCTTCCACACTAGAAGCTCCCTTCAAATTTCTGTTGATTTTTGGCTGTCCATTCATATTTGAGTGATTTACCGAAATGTTAAGCATGATTTGGGGTTGTTAACAGTGTACCATCCTTAATGGAGATGGTGTTTTCTTCTTGAAGGGAAGGGAGCCGTGTACAGCTTTGATCCCGTAGGATCCTACCAGAGAGACTCTTTCAAGGCTGGAGGCTCGGCAAGCGCCATGTTGCAGCCCCTGCTGGACAACCAGGTAATGAGACTGCATCCAGATTTatttgctgttaaaaaaaaaaaaaaaagtgtttttctacAAATTTTCCTCTTCAGACTTAGAGTTGAGCGGTAAAGGCCTTCATATAAGTTGTTACTCAGTTTGGTTGATTTGCCCCAACCAAATCTTCTGTCTCTTTGTATTTTACCAGCTCTTCCTGGATGTCCTCATCCACTCACATGGCTTCAGTGTCTTCCCATGGTCTCACAACTTCCAGATTGCTTACATCTGGGGTGGTTGACCCATGTTTCCAACTCTCCTCTTGCCATCTTTGTCTGAAGGTCTCCCCCTTATTCACCATTTCTGGGTCATCTAATTTTGTATTCTGCcttctaaatatattttgaatttgccACTCCTTTTCCATTACTGCTGGTTAAATTCAGACCTGAATTGTATCTTGCCTggataactattttttttcctaacatcTCTTCTGCCTCCTAGCTTACTTCTCTAAAATATGTAAGTTGCATGTAGTTACTCTGCTTAAAGTTCTACTTGGTTTTACAGCACTTTTTGGTTGAAGTTGAAACTCAACAGGGCACGTCAGGCCTGGCCTTATCTTCCACTGCTCCTTCACTGCGTTTAGACTCTGCCTGTTACTTTTCCTTgaagatgctgtgcttttccctGCCTCTGAACATACCATACCCTCTGTCTGAAACTTTCTGCCTCTCTTTACATCCAGTGTATCCTTCAAGACTTAGCTGCTCAAGTGTCCTCTCTAGTGAAGACTTCTTTCAGTAGACTCAGTTGATGACAATTGGGGGTTCTCCTACCTCATTCTTCTTCTCAGTTACAGCATGTGATATTGTAGTATTTTCCTTATATCTGTCCATCTAGATTATGGGCTTCTCGAGTAGGAACTTtgtctcagtaaatatttgtcaagaATTAGACATGTATAATTCAGCTGGTCTGGAAGGttttcagtctgaggaacagtTTAATTTTGCATGATATAGTTACTATACATCGCCAGATATGTAAAGGTATTGGGGGACATTTGGAACTTCCTTTACGTTTATGGTTATATTGTGTCCTAAACCaggttttcttgttttcattaggTTGGTTTTAAGAACATGCAGAATGTGGAGCATATTCCACTGTCCCTGGACAGAGCCATGCAGCTGGTGAAAGACGTGTTTAtttctgcagctgagagagatgtgTACACTGGAGATGCACTTAAGATCTGCATTGTCACCAAAGACGGCATCCAGGAGGAGACTGTTCCCCTGAGGAAGGACTGATTGTGTCCTCTCTGAGGAGTCAGTTAAAGCATCTTAATTTTGTACCTTGTAACTATGGATCTTGGAACTGTTGCactaatttgttttattaaaaaagaaatccacagTACGCATCCCAGTTTAACTCGTAGTCTTGTCTAAACAGTATAGATCTAGGAagtgaaatttcttccttttgttttcttcacacctttctttctcttggaGCTATTGTGTTTCAAGGATGAGAAAATGATGTAAATAAAGGTTATGTCCACTTTTCCTTACATTTATGAACAAGAAATTTGTTTAGAAACAGTGACTCTTTTGGTTAGCATATTAAATGACCAACTTAGGATGGTCGCTCTATGAAGGGGGCTCTTTAGAATCTTAGTTAGCTTACCCCACTTGCCTTGATGTGAGAACTGCCTTTAAACCACCAAGAAGGGACAGTGTTTATCCTGATTTTATAGACTTGCATGGATGTAAATGGAATATGTTAATGTATTTCATTCTTGGGACTATTAAGCAGGCAGTCTGGAGTAGAATGGCTGTTTGGAGAAGCAGCTTCAGATCAACCAGAGTAGAAGTAAAATCGTAAAAGCAAATAGCTCTTTAAATAGCTTCTAACCTGGAATCTGGGACAGTCTTTTACAAACAGTgtagaaaagttaaaaattcagACTTAATTTTTGATAGAACTAAAACAGTTTTGGTTTTAGAACTATTAAGTATATTTTGTAATTATAATGTTGGAGTGATTTTCTTGATGTTGATTGAGCAAGTGAAATTACACAGCATAACGCGGGATATGATTTGCTTCGTAGCACAATGATCTGTGGTTTAATGGGGTTTTACGATTTGGCAGTTAATCTTAGAAACTACATCAATTTATTTTGCATCCTTTTAAAAAGAGTTTACATCAAATTTTCAGTGACTCCATGGAATGCATATTTTGACCATTCTACAGATATCTGTTAAATACTGTGTCACTGTCACAGGCACTAGGGATACAAATGGTGAGATCTTACATTTCTCTTATAGTGTCACAACTAAAAATTGTAGATTATCCCATTCACAATActcgtttttcatttttaattatatgaaatagatctattttattttttatccaaaGGATTTTCCACAGATTTTGGCATAAATTCATGTGTGCCAAAGATTTCCTTTAAGGTCCTAGTGAAGGCTTTTAGTGAAGTTCTACATACTGAGAAAAGATTGATGGTGCATAATTGGTGTTTTCACAGCATCTTTTTGTCCCACCTTCGGGTACAAGTTATTTTCATCTAATTTCTTACAGACCTTGAAAGTAAAAGGCTGGAGACAACACTATCTAGTACAAAGTGTGCTGGCATGGGATCATTCTAGAACTAATTCCGACTCCAGCTGTTTGAGTGGCCTTTATAGAGTCATTCAACCACAGTTCCTCACCTGCAAAAGACAGGCTTTAGAACTACAGTAAAGATTGGAAGCCTGATTTAATTTTACAGTTGGCCAGCCTTTAGAGTTCTGATTAGAAAGCTGTCATAGCACGGAGACTTGGTCAGATTTATGTTCCCAAAATCTGCTGCAAAGAATGAAAAGTATATGGAATTGAAGGAGTCCAATGTTAGAAATTGTTGAAGGAAAACAAGTgcttagttttttgttgttttttttttaatttctgaattgGCAATTCAGGAAtggcaatttttatttaatttgcaagcctgtggttaaaaataaaaaacataggcAGTAAGTTTTACAAGTCAATAAAAAGCAATTCTATCAGTCCACTGGTAATTAATACACTGAACAGTTGGAAAGCATTTtactgaaagcaaaatatttagagaaattagatatacaaaattataaaatgcttatattaaGTGCATTTCAAAGAAAGCACAAACTCAATTTATAAAGCCAGTTAAAGCCTTAAAAGATTTaagtggatctccctggcaacgtggaatatgactcccagggaggaatgtagacctggcactgtgggacggagaacatcttgaccaaaagggggatgtgaaaggaaatgaaataagcttcagtggcagagagattccaaaaggagccgagaggtcactctggtgggcactcttatgcacactttagacaaccctttttaggttctaaagaattggggtagctggtggtggatacctgaaactatcaaactacaacccagaacccatgaatctcgaagacagttgtataaaaatgtagcttatgaggggtgacaatgggattgggaaagccataaggaccaaacaccactttgtctagtttatggatggatgtgtagaaaagtaggggaaggaaacaaacagacaaaggtacccagtgttcttttttacttcaattgctctttttcactctaattattattcttgttatttttgtgtgtgtgctaatgaaggtgtcagggattgatttaggtgatgaatgtacaactatgtaatggtactgtaaacaatcgaaagtacaatttgttttgtatgactgcgtggtatgtgaatatatctcaataaaatgatgatttaaaaaaaaaaaaaaaaaaaaaagatttaagtgGAAATTGAAACATACAAAAATGTTTAAGCATGCTACAAAAGATGGTCATTCTTTTCCTGAGTGTACTAAAGCTGTGAAATGTAAGGTGATGCAGGAAAGTAGAGGTTTGGGAATTCTTTTCAAGGGCATGTCCCTTCTACACACTGCTTGCCTCCTTCATATTCTCGTCTGGAAATCTGCATCTGTTGGACCCAAAGAAGCTAGAATGGAGCCACCAATCTATGAACTAAAACTTTGTTCCACTGTTGTATTATTTGCAATCTGTTTCAACCGCATGTGGGGGCAGTTTTTTTGAGAGACCTCTGTTCAGCCTGTTGGTAGAGCTCTGTATTAGCATGTTTCCTCCTGCCACTACCACACTGCCCTAGAGACCTCGTCTGATATCATTATACATTCCAACACTTGCGGTGACAACGTGACTGACTCCCAGCGCTATTTCCCGGTAAACCTTTTCGGTGGAAGGGCCAAATAATCCTTCAGGAACCTTTAGCTGTTCTGCACAGAAATCAGTTACAGCCATTGGGGAATTCATAATGAGCAGCTGGCATCTGTGCAACTACTGGTTCATTCTAAATCGAATCTGATGCTTGAAGTATTGAGGCTTGAAAATCCTGGATAACAAAATTACACATATAATCGTGCCATGGCCTTGTAACCTGTGGCAAGTTTTAACTTGCGGAGAGCCTTCATGGACAGCTTTGGAAGTGATCGTATGTGGAGGGATCAATTCTGTAGTCAGATCTTAGAAGAGTTCTTGGCGTTGGGTAGTAATGAACTCTCCAGTAAGGGGATTTCACAGTGCCTTGTTGAAGGACAGCCATTGTGGACTGGAATTTCAGTAGTATGAGTGTTTAGCTGTCCAAAATCAGGCCAGTAGAACGACCATTAGCAAATGTCAGAACTGCAGTTTTGCAAAGGTTCAAGAATGCAGGGATGTAGTGTTCAGACATTAACTCAGTTTCTTTCTGCTCTAGAATCCCACTGTGCTGCTGACATGAGAGCAGGATGCAGGCTGGCTTCTGATTTGACTTGTATTTGGTAGGGATGATCCCGAAGAGCCTGGAAACTATCCCAACCTTCAACCATCCCATTTTGTAGTGGTGAAGCAGCTTCCATATTCTCCCTTGGAACATACTGGACATTAGTGTCTGCATAGTGGGTGGGACAGCCTGGTTTGCCTTTATCACCATCTATTTCTATCAGTGTGCTTCCAGCCTTCTCTTCGTACCTCCACACCGATACCTGTGGGCGGTCCTCACCAGCATAACCAGCTCTTCCAGTATAGGGTCCTGTGTCAAAAACAAGGGTTCCAACTTCACACCCACACACGCTGACAGCTGGGTTGTGGAGACATTCGAAGAGATGTGACCACAGGGTGGGTCAGTCAAGCCAGGGCTCGGCGGGCTGGGTCCCTGGATGGAGCTGCCTGCCCATCCCCGAGGCCAATGTGTACCCCAAAACCCCACTCCTCTTGGGGCCAAGGTAGGAACGGGGCCCACTGGGCTCCGGTGGTGGGCAGGCACCACAAGTGCTTAGTGTTTCAGAGGTGTTAGCCATGGCTTGATTTACACACACTGAATTCGAATGCAGTGTAGACCCTTGTCTTTTCTCTAATTAtcagacaaaaatattttttgcagcCTGTGTGCTCAGTGGGGTTCAGTGAGGCTGAACTAGTTAGGCTAGAAGAAGTGAATTGCGGAGAAGAGTCTCGTGACCAGCAGGTGCCGCTGTTGTGCCTCCATATTGTCACACGCAGCCACATTTCCCGTTCCAAGTACAGGTGCCGAGAAACCAGGCAGGGTGACTCTGCAATCCCTCATTTGAGGAAAATTGGTTTTACTCTAAAGataccaaaatgtctctgtaattaTTGCCTTGGTGGATTTCCTTTTTCCTGCTTCTCTGTAATATTACATAGGCAAGACCTTCATGGCCCAAGAGCACACATCTTCAGTGTGATGAGTGATCACCTATATCAGAATTGCATGGGGTTCATATAAAAAATGCTAACTCCTGGATCCCACCTCGGACCTATTGTCCTTGTCTCTGGGCTGGGGCAtgaaaacatacatttttaaaatcaaatacacAGGTGATTATTATGCACATACAGTTTGACAACTCCCTTAACTCTTTAGGTTTAATCAGAGAAACAATCCTAGGAGACATGCATGAGTAGGAATTGATTAGAGGAATCTGATCTCACACAGCTGCAGAAGCTGGTTAAAATCGTCTGTATGAGGCTGTCATTTCCGTGTTTGGTGCTGGAGCCTAAATCCCCAAGGGCTGGGAAAGGAAAATGGATGCAAATGAATGAACACGGGCGGCTGAACTGGCAGCCGTGAGGACACGCTGGAAATTGGGTTAGTCTCTTACTATCTCCAAACATCCCACTTCAGTGAGGGGGTGTCTAGTAGGAGAAGCTGGCCCCCCTTTGTCCTGAGGCTAAACATGCCCCTACCCCAGGAGCTGCCGAGGAGCTGAAGGATGTGGCAGGAACAGAAAAAGAACCTACGCGTGAATCACAGCAGTGCCTTGTGCCCTGCCCTTCTCCAACTTGTGAGCACAAAAACAAGGAGGCTGTTGCTTCGCTTCCACCTTCCAAATCTTGTGCCAGACATCTTTTCTGGTCCACACTCACTTGGAATTGTGCACAGTATACCCACCATAGTCATTCACTACCCATTGCAGGCAGACCTTGTTTTCTCGCACTTTTCAGACATTGCGTGTTTTGCAAATTGAAGGTTGGTGGCAACCTTGCATCAAGCAAGACTATCGGTGCCACTTTTCCAGCAACATGTGCTGACTTCATGCcactttttaattaaggtatgtacactgTTTTCTTAGACATGATGTTATTGCACACTTactagactacagtatagtgtaaatgTAACTTTAATATGCACCAGAAATCAAAAGAGTTGTGTGACttactttattgcaatattcccTTTATTGAGTTGGTCTGGATCTGACCCCACCGTATTTCTGAGGTTTGCCAGGAACGGTATTTATTAGTACATAAAGTTCAAAATTGGAATCCATAGGTAGACTGTACCTCATTATCCAACTTCCCACTTCTTAGACGCACTTCTTAGACATGCCTCCTGACTGTAGATGGGCTTCACCAAAGTGGGTGTGAGATCCTTGTTCTTGTTTCAGTGATTCAACTAGTATTCTTCGAATACATGTAAtgtgtccttttctttccctttgagcTTTATAAATCATACCCTTAGAAGTTCAAGTAAAGTTTTATTATCTCTATTGAGCATTCCCCAGCTCTTCTAGATTTCATAAACTTCTATGAATGTGATACTTATAGTTTGTATTAAATATAATACTATGttgctatttctttaatattgTTTTTACCCCCACCTGTTGTATTGCTTATTTTCTTGTATTACCAT harbors:
- the PSMB1 gene encoding proteasome subunit beta type-1; its protein translation is MLSSPAMYCGPGRELEMEPYRAAGPTQLRFSPYVFNGGTVLAIAGEDFSIVASDTRLSEGFSVHTRDSPKCYKLTDKTVIGCSGFHGDCLTLTKIIEARLKMYKHSNNKAMTTGAIAAMLSTILYSRRFFPYYVYNIIGGLDEEGKGAVYSFDPVGSYQRDSFKAGGSASAMLQPLLDNQVGFKNMQNVEHIPLSLDRAMQLVKDVFISAAERDVYTGDALKICIVTKDGIQEETVPLRKD